A portion of the Meriones unguiculatus strain TT.TT164.6M chromosome 14, Bangor_MerUng_6.1, whole genome shotgun sequence genome contains these proteins:
- the LOC110540256 gene encoding olfactory receptor 5P6-like: MAFQEDGNHTAVTEFILLGLTDDPVLRLVLFTIILCIYLVTMSRNLSTILLIRVSSQLHHPMYFFLSHLAFADIGTSSSVIPDMLLYFLVERNSMSYHGCGIQLSSAAFFGGLECFLLAAMAYDRFVAICNPLLYSTKMSTQVYVRLLLVVYIGSYLDSCSFTICFYSLVFCGPNEINHFFCDLAPLLKLSCSNVRITAVVLSFTVGFVIVVTVFVIAVSYTYILITILKMRSTEGRHKAFSTCASHLTAVTLYYGTVTFIYVMPKSSYSTDQNKVVSVFYMVVVPMLNPLIYSLRNNEIKGALKRQIDKKVFP; encoded by the coding sequence ATGGCTTTCCaggaggatgggaaccacactgCAGTGACAGAATTCATTTTATTGGGATTAACTGATGACCCAGTCCTTAGACTCGTCCTCTTCACCATCATCCTGTGCATCTACTTGGTGACCATGTCCAGGAACCTCAGCACCATCCTTCTCATCAGAGTCTCTTCCCAGCTCCATCACCCCATGTACTTTTTTCTCAGCCACTTGGCTTTTGCTGACATAGGCACCTCATCTTCTGTCATACCTGATATGCTTCTCTACTTCCTTGTGGAAAGAAACTCCATGTCATACCATGGATGTGGCATCCAGCTCAGTTCAGCTGCTTTCTTTGGAGGGCTTGAATGCTTCCTTTTGGCTGCCATGGCTTATGATCGCTTTGTGGCAATCTGCAACCCACTGCTTTATTCCACCAAAATGTCCACACAAGTCTATGTCCGGTTGCTCCTAGTGGTTTACATAGGTAGTTACCTTGACAGCTGTTCTTTTACCATATGTTTCTATTCATTAGTCTTCTGTGGACCCAATGAAATCAATCACTTTTTCTGTGACTTGGCTCCGTTACTAAAATTATCATGCTCTAATGTCCGTATCACTGCAGTGGTTCTCTCATTTACAGTTGGATTTGTAATTGTAGTGACAGTGTTTGTCATAGCTGTCTCCTACACCTATATCCTCATCACCATCCTGAAGATGCGCTCCACTGAGGGCCGCCACAAGGCCTTCTCCACCTGCGCCTCCCACCTCACTGCAGTCACTCTGTACTATGGAACTGTTACATTCATTTATGTGATGCCCAAGTCCAGCTACTCCACTGACCAGAACAAGGTGGTGTCTGTGTTCTACATGGTCGTGGTCCCCATGTTGAATCCCCTCATCTACAGCCTCAGGAACAATGAGATTAAGGGTGCTCTGAAGAGACAAATTGATAAGAAAGTATTTCCTTAG
- the LOC110540255 gene encoding olfactory receptor 5P4, whose product MENENDTMVTEFIILGLTDSPTLRAILFLFFLPVYIVTVVGNVSIILLIRSSPQLHTPMYLFLSHLAFVDIGYSTSVTPIMLISFLREKTTIPLTGCAAQLGSDVAFGTTECFLLATMAYDRYVAICSPLLYSTQMSPEVCVFLLVASYLGGCMNASSFTGCFVNLHFCGPNKINHFFCDLFPLVKLSCGHAYIAEISPSISSASVLVSTLSTIIVSYIYILHSILRMRSMEGRNKAFSTCTSHLTAVTLFYGTVLFVYVMPKSSYSADQVKVASVIYTVVIPMLNPLIYSLRNKEVKEAMKKLMARTHWFS is encoded by the coding sequence ATGGAGAATGAAAATGACACCATGGTGACAGAATTCATTATTTTGGGACTAACAGATAGTCCTACACTACGTGCcatcctatttcttttttttctaccagTTTATATAGTGACTGTAGTGGGAAATGTCAGTATAATCCTCCTAATTCGAAGCAGCCCACAGCTCCACACCCCGATGTacctgtttctcagccatctaGCCTTTGTGGACATTGGGTACTCCACGTCGGTCACGCCCATCATGCTCATCAGCTTCTTAAGAGAAAAAACTACTATCCCTCTCACTGGCTGTGCAGCCCAGCTTGGCTCTGATGTAGCTTTTGGAACTACAGAGTGCTTCCTGCTGGCCaccatggcctatgaccgctatgtaGCCATCTGCTCACCCCTGCTCTACTCCACTCAAATGTCTCCAGAAGTCTGCGTCTTCCTGCTGGTGGCATCCTACTTAGGTGGGTGCATGAATGCCTCATCATTCACAGGCTGTTTTGTGAACCTACATTTCTGTGGCCCAAACAAAATCAACCATTTTTTCTGTGACCTCTTCCCACTTGTGAAACTTTCTTGTGGCCATGCTTATATTGCTGAAATATCTCCATCTATCTCTTCTGCATCTGTCCTGGTGAGCACACTGTCTACCATCATTGTGTCTTACATTTACATCCTGCACTCAATCCTGAGGATGCGCTCTATGGAGGGAAGGAACAAGGCCTTCTCCACCTGCACCTCCCACCTGACCGCCGTCACTTTATTTTATGGGACggttttgtttgtgtatgtgatgCCCAAGTCTAGTTATTCAGCTGATCAAGTGAAAGTGGCCTCTGTGATCTACACAGTGGTGATTCCCATGCTGAACCCTCTCATCTATAGTCTGAGAAACAAAGAGGTGAAAGAGGCTATGAAAAAATTAATGGCCAGAACACACTGGTTCTCTTGA